tgatccagttactgtagcactttttatgatgtgatgtatgtgagataaaaaggtgattgggaagataaaaaggtgattgagatTTGTGAGAATAAATTTTGCAAACCAAATactctctatccaaacaaactcattattttttcaagaaaactacataattaaaattttcaaaaaacaaaactACTATTCAGCCTTTCGCAACTTCTTTGCACCTCTATGTTTACAGGGTTTCTTAATGAAAATAAAAGTTGTAATCTGACACAAATGCAACCCAAAAGACAGGGATTCAGAAAAGATGAAATGATCACTTTTTGAGTAAAATTGTCTAATTTTGAGTTAGATTAGACAGATGATTGGAAACTCTCTTTAATATTAGTGTATATATAACACCTGATACATGACTTGTTGTTCgtatttttagaattttattttctacttgctagaaaaattataaattactAAAAAATAGAGAGATAGGAccaaaaaagaaacaattatgGATATCTAATTTTGGAGGATTCTCAAATCTTAACAGAAACcaaaaaagaggggaaaaaaatgtaTACAAAGTCTACAGTGGCCACCTACAGCAAAGCTTAGAGAGCTAGAGgtcaaaattattttctattttgctCTCTCCCTCTCGCCTCTGCGTAGTTCTCTGCACCTTTGTGTGTTCGTTTATCTGAAAGATAAATCTGTATTTGTCATTTTCCGgtctcttttcttctcttcatTTGATTCTTTGTGCCTCCGAAAAACCTGAAACATTCCAACGAACAAAAATCCCAACTGAAAATCTgacacaaaaaatttcaaacgTTTTCTGCAAATCCCCTTTTTGCCCCCTTATTGCATCAGAGAAAGATAGCTTGGTTTATGATTGCTTCATATATTCAATCTCCCAACTATCTTGAAACATTTGTGGGTTTTCAAATTCAGCCGAAAGGGATTTCTGGATCCtcattctttcttgtttttaagGACTTTTTGCGTTTGTACTTGGGCTTCTTCTGCATGTGCATGGTTGGGATTTTTTGTCTCGTtggatgaaaaataaaaaagaagaggCCAACAAATCTTTCCTTTTTGGCTTGCCTGATCCTCGAATTATTGTGTTTCTCTGCATACAAATACAACAAAACTGAAAGGGGTTTTGTTTCTTGAGTTTGTTTGTTTGATGAAATGACAAGAAGTGAATTGTGGGAATGGCAAAGTCATCCTGATAATCAATGGACGTTGGAATGTCCCGTACAAACTTTCTTTTTGTTGCTTTTTTGTGCGTTTTTGCAGCTAGTAATTTAAAGGGCATTAGGAATTTTGCAGAGGCCTTTAGTGGCAATGAAGTTTCTTCGGATATTGAAAAGATAGATTATGATAAGGTATGAGCTTCTTTTTATGTAAATCTTGATTCAATACCTGCGAAAATGGACATAAAAACACACACTACACAAGACAAAAGTCTTTTAGTAGCGTAAATTTGATTTCTGTTGCAAGAATTTGATGCTTGGTGTGTGAATATTACCATTCATGGGTTGGTAGTTTCTTATTTCTTAGAGACTTAATAGTAACTCTTATATTAACAGCTCAGTTTGCCAGACTTCAGAGTTAGTGTCATCTTGAATTTGAGTGACTCTTTTAACATGTATAATGAGAAAGACATGAACCGTTACAGCCCACATATTAAAGTAAACAAAATTCTGTGTGTGGTGGTCTTATTAACCAAAGTTTTTAGCAACTAATTACTAGTAAATGCTTGAAAACCTTGATAAACTGAATATTATTTTGGAGTATTTCATAAATGACACTGTTAAATTGGATAAGTTTCTGTGGCAACTTGCCAATATTGTTGCTAGGTCCGCAATGTTTTGAGTTGGACTTCTACGGTCCTATTTCAGTCATTCTTATTTATGAGATTTCATGTCTCTAAGTTCTAGATTAATACTTTGGGATGAATCGAATCTCTCTGCAATTCTGGCCAAAGCTATGGGTAATGTAACCAAAAGTTTTTGTAAACTTTGATGAGGGATGGAAAATTTTGGGATACGCAGTCAGGCTGTATATTTTGTGTTGTTATATCTCGTGCGATactgaaaaataaaatattggTTATTATACTGATTATTGTGGTAGTGCAGTTTATAGGACTATTTCTAACCGGAAATGATTTTTGTCTAAACCAATCATCAATGCTACCTTCCAGTCTATACGTTGTGCTGAAAATTTCGGATTACCCCTTTAAATCTCAGACATAGCATAAAGTGGACAACTGCTTTTTAGCtagtaaaaagaaaaggaacaggATTGCATTTACTAAAACATATTCAAGATGAATTCCAAGCTTTACATATTTCAATGTCTTGTTCATTTAAGATGTGACTGTTTCACAGGCAGAAGATGTATGGATACAGTGTAGAAGAGAATTGAAGGAGTGCCTTCAGTTTCTTGAAAGTTTAGAACTATATCTCTCTCAGATACCAGAACCTTATGAAAATCCAACATTGCCTGTTGATTTGTTGGCTAAAAGAATTGTACAGCAGACCATACCCAATTTAACTTTCCAAGATAAGCAATTTCTCTTTGAGTGCTTAAGAAAGAAGCCATTGCAAAATCATGAATCTGGAAAAGAATTTGGTTCCAATACTCAGTTCAATAAGTGCCCGGAGCTATTTTCGAGTTGGTCCTCTGCTCCCAGAAGGTTCTTAAGACATCATAATCATCATGTGCTAAGCCTCGTTCAAGCCCCCGGTTCTCCAGCTGCATCGCCACATCACGCTCCAGCACCATCTCCAGTGCCTGCTAGTTCTCCCTCCCCAACTCTTCATTCCCCTTCTCCAGTTTTAGAGCCACCTTCACCAGAACCATCTCCTCTACAAAATGTCATCCATTCTCCTCTACCATCATCCAGTGTTGGTCCTCTACCACCCCAAACTGGTGCACCAACTCCTTCAGGAAATGGCTTGGACAGAATTTATGGCATTGCAGCCATAGCTGCAAGTGCAGTGACATCGCCACATCACGCTCCAGCACCATCTCCAGTGCCTGCTAGTTCTCCCTCCCCAACTTTGCATCCACCTCCTCCAGTTTTACAGCCACCTCCACCAGAACCATCTCCTCCGCAAAATGTCATCCATTCTCCTCCACCATCATCCATTGTTGGTCCTCTACCAAGACCTCAAACTGGTGCACCTACTCCTTCAGGAAATGGCTTGAACAGAAATTACGTCATTGCAGCCATAGCTGCAAGTGCGGTGACAGGTTTGGCTCTTATTGTACTGTTCTTGATATGCTGTATCaacaagagaaaagaacaagTTGCCCCTGGAAATGGACAAAACAATGAAAAAAGAGATGAAAAGCCTCTTCTAAACTTCTGCTCCAGTGATCTTTCTGCTGGTATTTTTCAGTAACAATCAATTATCCTTTTCCAAATATCATTCTGTATTCATTTTTATGACTTGTATACTTTGATTATCCAGGTTCTACTCAGAAGTCTCAGAAAATAGTAGCCTTTAATAACCAAAACCTCAAGATGTCATCTACTGTCAGCAATATTCCTTTCGCAGTTAATGTTGCTGATTCATCAACTAAAACTCAGTCAACAAAAGTGACAAATGATACATCTGAAAATGTTAATTCCTTATTGCCGCTTCCTCCAGGAAGACCAGCACTTCCACCGCCTggaccaccaccacctcctcccCCTAAACCTCCAGCTCCtgcccctcctcctcctccaaaAGTGGCTCGACCTCCTCCTAATCCACCAAAACCTAGTAACTTGGGAAGGCCTTCTCCTCCTGGAGCCAATAATCCCAGAAGTTCTTCTGGAGGCAATACAAGTGAATTGTCGGGTGAATCTGATGCTCCAAAAGCTAAGTTAAAGCCATTTTTCTGGGAGAAGGTTCCAGCGAACCCTGATCACTCCATGGTTTGGCATGATATCAAAGCTGGGTCTTTCCAGTAAGAGTTTATATGGTTAACTTTTGGCTAATTCTGGGTATCTTTATTTTAGTAGACGCGTCATGTGAactgtagaattttttttttttttttttttgaatttacaGGGTTAATGAGGAGATGATGGAATCCTTATTTGGTTATGTCCCAGCCGAAAAAGGCAAATTTGAGCACAAGAGAAATTCATCTTCTGAATCTTCAGTCCCCTATGTTCAGATAATTGATCCgaaaaaatcacaaaatcttGCAATTCTTCTTAAAGCATTGAATGTGACAACAGAAGAAGTGATTGATGCTCTAAAGGaaggtctctctctctctctctctctctctctctctgttctCTTGGACGTGTCTGTGAATGTGCATCTCATCTGCATCGATAGGGTGTCGATTTTGTTTGAAGTCTTTGTTGACCAGCACTTGGCACTGACGTTGTATTTAAAGAAAAACTGAACACTTATACCATGTAGGTAGTCTTGATATTTGATAGTTTATTCTCTTTGGTTAAGTCTCTTCTCCTCCTAAACTATCATTAGGTTCTCTATGATGACTGGACTTCAAAGTAACTCTGGAAAATAATGTGAAGCTCTAGCCTTATTTCAAGATAGAACAGTATATGCTCGCCACGGTTAGATTCTGAAGATTCCATAGTGATAATGGAAGTTTCAAGTTGATGACActtttttctagtattaataaCTTGGTATTCAATTCTTTGTCGATTGGCTAATTCTTGGTGGTGGTGATTCCATCTGAAACACTAGCTGAAAGTAATCTTTACGCTCACAACAACTTTTGTAAACAGCAGGTTGCTGCTTTCTTTCCCCTTGTGGTTTCCAGAAAAAAACTTCTGTTTCATGTTCTTTTAATTTTACCTTCCCAGGTTTTATTGTGATTTCAATAGTCCAGATTGAGTAACAAATTGAATTTTCATCACTCAgtttctacattttttttccttgtttttggTATAATGAATAGAGTTGTTTTTGTTAGTGCAATATTCATCTTCGATATTGCTCTTGCCCATAGATTCATGAATACTGTGTGGATGTCTTTGTCCTCAACCAACTTATATTTACTGATAGAAATTATTAAGAGAAAGATATGGATTTTGAGTGAATCATTTGGATTCAGTCTTGGCGACTAACCTATGTGCGAATTATATCACCTGAGCATGTATGAATTCACATTCTGCACTCATTCACGTTTTGTTATGGGTTTATGTCTTGGCTGAAATAATTCAACGTTGTGTTTGCTAATCAAATCAGGTAATGAGCTGCCAATAGAGCTTGTTCAGGCATTACTGAAGATGGCACCTACAACAGATGAAGAATTAAAACTGCGGTTATTTAGTGGGGATGTCTCTCAGCTTGGCCCTGCTGAACGCTTCCTGAAAGTCTTGGTTGAGATTCCATTTGCCTTCAAAAGGATGGAATCATTGTTGTTCATGAGTTCTTTTCAGGAAGAATCTTCTTCCGTCACGGAATCCTTTGCTACTTTAGAGGTTAGTGTAAATTGATTTACAAATTTAGATGTCTAACTAATTATGAGTCATCTGTCTTTCCATTTCCCAAAGTCCATAAACTGTTCACAAAGTAacttttttcttcttaaaaAGTTACAAAGAAAATAGTATGGTAACTCAATTAGTTTGTATCTACTTGCTCTTTCTGTCCAATGACTCCGAGAATACACTAACAATTTTATGAATAACTGGAAATATTGTTGCATAAAATAGTTTAGAACATATCACAGAAAATGGTGAGAAAAAGAGGAATTGTGTTTGGTAAGTAAACTAATACACCAGATTTCAAATTAGATAATATAAAGCATACCCTCATGTATGCATTACACACTATCATGCTTTGTCCATTTACGACCAACATGATGTGTACTAAAATCTAAAATAGTTGGCAACATGATCGACGTTTACCTTTTGGCTGCCCTGCTGTTGTATTAGGTTACCCAAGATCTGAAAATTAATTCAGGGAAGTGCAATGCAATTTGTTTACTTGTCAAAGTCTCACTGATTCAAAGACTTTATAGTGTTcaagtttttattattttgcaCTTGGGAAATAATTCTGGGATGGCATTTAATTTGTTGGCTATTATATGTATAGCTGTGGTCTATCTGAAACTTTCCTATTTGCAATTGGTTGAGAAATATTTAACTGGAACAGCTCCAAAGTAGCCTTTTAACTTTTATGCAGAAAATGTACGCTCCAGAGCATCTTGTTATTTTCAGTGGTTGCTAAATGATTCAAAAAATCATGATtttcatttgtttcttttcaaaaaatcatGATTTTCATTCGCAGGTAGCTTGTAAGGAACTGAGAAACAGCAGACTATTCCTGAAACTCTTAGAAGCAGTTCTGAAACTTGGAAACCGCATGAATGATGGCACTTACCGTGGTGGTGCAACAGCATTCAAGCTTGACACTCTCTTGAAACTGTCAGATGTAAAAGGAACTGATGGTAAGACCACACTCCTTCACTTTGTTGTTCAGGAAATCATCCGATCTGAGGGTCTAAGGGCTGCACGTAGATTAAGAGAAAGCCACAGCATGTCCAGTGTGAAAACAGAAGATCTAGTGGAGGAATCATCAGAGGAAACAGCTGACTACTATCGCAGCCTTGGTCTTCAGGTGGTATCTGGGCTGAGCAACGATCTGGAGAATGTACGAAAGGCAGCACTTAAAGATGGTGACGACCTAGCTGGAGCAGTTTCCAGTCTTGGGCAATCGTTTGTAAAGCTTAAAGATTTCATAAACAATGAAATGGCGAATGTTGAGGAAGACAGTGAGTTCCGCACTACACTGACTAATTTTGTGGAGCATGCTGAAGCTGATATCACAAAGCTGCTGGAGGAAGAGAAAAGGATAATGGCTCTTGTGAAGAGTACAGGAGATTACTTTCATGGAAATGCAGGAAAGAATGAGGGCTTGCGCCTCTTTCTTATTGTTCGTGATTTCTTGGTAATGGTGGATAAGGCATGCAGAGATGTTAGAAGCTCAACAAAATTGCCAGCCAAGACCCCTCGAAAAGAAGCGCTAGCACCATCACCTTCTGAAGAATCCAATCGGGAGTCTTTGCCAGATTTTCGGCAACGATTATTTCCTGCAATCAAAGAAAGGCATATGGATGATTCCAGTTCAGATGAAGATGACAAATCTCCTTAGTATCCAGTCCCAGAAGGTACTTTAGCTAAAGGGTAAGTAGAgaacaaattaaaattttcttctCCATTTGTGGGAAATCAGACCTCTTAACAGGTCTTTTGATAATGTATCTCAGGGCTTCTTGTTATTAACAACTTTCTTGCTTTGGCAGTCCAAGTGTTTAAGAGTTCAA
Above is a genomic segment from Coffea eugenioides isolate CCC68of chromosome 5, Ceug_1.0, whole genome shotgun sequence containing:
- the LOC113771679 gene encoding formin-like protein 3, giving the protein MDVGMSRTNFLFVAFLCVFAASNLKGIRNFAEAFSGNEVSSDIEKIDYDKLSLPDFRVSVILNLSDSFNMYNEKDMNRYSPHIKAEDVWIQCRRELKECLQFLESLELYLSQIPEPYENPTLPVDLLAKRIVQQTIPNLTFQDKQFLFECLRKKPLQNHESGKEFGSNTQFNKCPELFSSWSSAPRRFLRHHNHHVLSLVQAPGSPAASPHHAPAPSPVPASSPSPTLHSPSPVLEPPSPEPSPLQNVIHSPLPSSSVGPLPPQTGAPTPSGNGLDRIYGIAAIAASAVTSPHHAPAPSPVPASSPSPTLHPPPPVLQPPPPEPSPPQNVIHSPPPSSIVGPLPRPQTGAPTPSGNGLNRNYVIAAIAASAVTGLALIVLFLICCINKRKEQVAPGNGQNNEKRDEKPLLNFCSSDLSAGSTQKSQKIVAFNNQNLKMSSTVSNIPFAVNVADSSTKTQSTKVTNDTSENVNSLLPLPPGRPALPPPGPPPPPPPKPPAPAPPPPPKVARPPPNPPKPSNLGRPSPPGANNPRSSSGGNTSELSGESDAPKAKLKPFFWEKVPANPDHSMVWHDIKAGSFQVNEEMMESLFGYVPAEKGKFEHKRNSSSESSVPYVQIIDPKKSQNLAILLKALNVTTEEVIDALKEGNELPIELVQALLKMAPTTDEELKLRLFSGDVSQLGPAERFLKVLVEIPFAFKRMESLLFMSSFQEESSSVTESFATLEVACKELRNSRLFLKLLEAVLKLGNRMNDGTYRGGATAFKLDTLLKLSDVKGTDGKTTLLHFVVQEIIRSEGLRAARRLRESHSMSSVKTEDLVEESSEETADYYRSLGLQVVSGLSNDLENVRKAALKDGDDLAGAVSSLGQSFVKLKDFINNEMANVEEDSEFRTTLTNFVEHAEADITKLLEEEKRIMALVKSTGDYFHGNAGKNEGLRLFLIVRDFLVMVDKACRDVRSSTKLPAKTPRKEALAPSPSEESNRESLPDFRQRLFPAIKERHMDDSSSDEDDKSP